In Citrus sinensis cultivar Valencia sweet orange chromosome 3, DVS_A1.0, whole genome shotgun sequence, the sequence gaaattgatttgacttgaatcctaattattataatgaCAAGTGTCATTGTTCTTGTGACATTTGACAATACTTGTCTTCTTGTACCCATGTTGATTGACACATGGATATGCAAACTTGTATGCGGATTGAAAGAATAAGCGTTTTATCCCCAGGTAATTTTTACTAAGATGTAGGTATTATAGGAACCTTGTAATTTATGAGGTCTGTCTTAGGTGGTTTGTCTAGGATAAGAACATAGGATCTCGATATTTTTTGGCCTTTGAAACCTTATTACGTAGTTGATTTATCTTAAATGGTTTGTCTTGAAATAAGTGTTTAGGATCTCGACtctttttagattttgaaaccTTACCACCTAGTTGATTTATTTAGAACGCTTATCTACTTCTTCATGGACTTTATAGAGACTGAATTTATTTGAGCCCTAActggatttattttattttttatccaaCAAACGATAAttccattttttgttttagtgGTGTTCAAATATAAGTGCTTTGCTTAAACGCCGTTTGGTGTCAATGATCCATTTTCTGTTATGACAATAATACCCTCACCTCTCACCAACCTTGCGTCTGCCGTTGGGGGGGGCGGCATTTGGATGCAATTAACTTATCCAGCGAGTACTTTTAGGTAATTTTATCAGAACATAAAGCATCGAAGTAATGGGCACTCGTTggatttaaatgaaatattttttatgattggCAGTTGCGGGAAAAAGAAACAGAACTGAGTGGGCAGACACTGAACATATCCCATCAGCACCCAACAACAGTGCGATCCAAAAGCtttaattaactttcaaaAATTAACGTTGTAAGTTCTAATTACTTTGTCTCTATTTTAGCCTCATACATACTCACACTCTAGTTTCTCATTCCTTTTTTCGCTTTAGCTTGATTTGCTCTTGATTatgggaatttatttttgtttttaatttgtgttctCATTGAAAAATTGTTGGAAATTAAAAAGGTAATTAAAATCCGCTTCTGGGGTTGCCTCAAAatatcttctttttcaattaataatttctttagcTGCCAAAACAGAGGGTATCTTTGTTTTATAGGTTGTAACATTGCTTATAGATctctttattcattttttttcaattattggaTTTTTGGAAACAGATTAATTTGATGGAGGGGTTGGTGAGATCTCAAATCTCTCCAATTGGTGCTCATTACAAACAACAACACTCTGTTTTTATTCCgaaattttcattgaaattGAGGACAAATTTATGTAGAGCTCGAGTTGGGATGATGAAGCATTCTAAATCATTCAATTCCGTTGCTGCTTCAGTGCAACCATTAGAAGCCTCAGCATTGGGCCGTTCTGAGAACACACTGCCCTCCAAAGGTATCATTAGTTCATCTTTGAACTTTTATTGTGTTCTATATGTTACAATTGGTTAAGCTTGGTTGGTGATTTGTTTGCAAAGTTTCGAGTTGTGTCCAGTGCTTGATCTTGATGAatgctttattaaatttatagaGGTTCTTCAGCTGTGGAGAACTGCTGATGCGGTGTGCTTCGATGTTGATAGCACGGTATGTGTAGATGAGGGCATTGATGAACTTGCGGAATTTTGTGGAGCTGGAAAGGCTGTTGCGGAATGGACAGCCAGGTTGTTTGGCCTCTTTGTtcattgaaaataattcatgtttgattttcttGGATGGTCTTACAGAAttcatttttgtgttttttgcCAGGGCAATGGGGGGGTCTGTTCCGTTCGAGGAGGCCTTGGCTGCCAGACTTTCCTTGTTCAAACCTTCATTGTCCCAAGTCCAGGATTTTCTTGAGAAGAGACCCCCTAGGTATGATTTTCTCCTATCCTGGTTATATGCTGTATTTGTATCTTTCTTCTGTTAATTGTGCACTGCTAACATTTGCAAAACAGAAAGAACCAGGTATTAGGTGAACTGAACTGATCTAAAATATCAGTGAACAACATATCTTTACAATGATGGTTCACAAtggcccttttttttttttttcgtttatgatgttttctttttgtcctTTTTAAATGTTTACAAGTGTTTGATTGTGTTGACTATTTCTTTGTTTCAATCCTTAGGCTCTCACCTGGCATAGATGAGTTGGTCAAGAAGCTGAAGGCTAACAATAAGAATGTTTATCTGATCTCTGGGGGCTTCCGTCATATGATCAATGTATGCTGTTGATAATGTGACtatgttttactttattctttgtttcaaattaagcATTCATCtgttttttcatttagttttcTAAATAATGTCAAAAAATATGAACTCGGAGAAAGTATGTAATGTTGCCTTAATGTGTTGATTTTGAATAATAGATCTTGAACATTTTAAAATGGGATGTTCTTAATGAAAAGAGTTGAATGTTGTTTAAGGTAATCCAGATAACCTCCTAGAGCTTTTCTAATTGGAGAGGCCTTGAAATTGATAACTGTGTTTTTGTAAAGAGCTTCATGCTTTCATGGCATTGTAACCTTGGAAGAGTTTGGAATGTTCAAAAGCAACAGAATTAAGGTGTATTcatgaaattttcaaatattcacTTGCAATTATTCTAATGCTAGCACAATCCTCGGGATGCATTCATTATAATTATGGTAAAGGGATTCATATACTTGTATATAGGGCCCACAGATACATTATTGACACGGGGCATAAGTATTCAGAACAATGGTTATGGtaattttctgttatttttcccttttttttccataGTTATTTGGTACTTTGGTTATTTTCTGCTCTTTCAGCACCTGAATGATTGAGGAATTATTTGctaaagattaataattaagcATTTTACTTTGAAGCCTATTGCATCAGTCCTCGGGATTCC encodes:
- the LOC102624884 gene encoding phosphoserine phosphatase, chloroplastic isoform X1: MEGLVRSQISPIGAHYKQQHSVFIPKFSLKLRTNLCRARVGMMKHSKSFNSVAASVQPLEASALGRSENTLPSKEVLQLWRTADAVCFDVDSTVCVDEGIDELAEFCGAGKAVAEWTARAMGGSVPFEEALAARLSLFKPSLSQVQDFLEKRPPRLSPGIDELVKKLKANNKNVYLISGGFRHMINPIASVLGIPPENIFANQLLFKSSGEFLGFDANEPTSRSGGKAAAVQQIRKAHAYKVLAMIGDGATDLEARQPGGADLFICYGGVQLREAVAAKADWLVLNFKDLINSLD
- the LOC102624884 gene encoding phosphoserine phosphatase, chloroplastic isoform X2 translates to MMKHSKSFNSVAASVQPLEASALGRSENTLPSKEVLQLWRTADAVCFDVDSTVCVDEGIDELAEFCGAGKAVAEWTARAMGGSVPFEEALAARLSLFKPSLSQVQDFLEKRPPRLSPGIDELVKKLKANNKNVYLISGGFRHMINPIASVLGIPPENIFANQLLFKSSGEFLGFDANEPTSRSGGKAAAVQQIRKAHAYKVLAMIGDGATDLEARQPGGADLFICYGGVQLREAVAAKADWLVLNFKDLINSLD